In Ammospiza nelsoni isolate bAmmNel1 chromosome 22, bAmmNel1.pri, whole genome shotgun sequence, a single window of DNA contains:
- the PERM1 gene encoding PGC-1 and ERR-induced regulator in muscle protein 1 produces the protein MDNFEYSIQLTDREWAEFLRAAEECSLAPASLATAEEQSLSDIEQGDSGGRGSAAGPGSEPAAPGSANPATRGARAGASAGAGRPERGQCCVPGSERGAEPGRFLCDSDSHQPGCAAAMPSAQRRQQPPRAAGGTAQGTEQGGDAGGTQAPLAQPEAPAAPGAPSEPPVAAQQQQQQQDAAGTEPRVAAQQDAAGTEPGSPGGSPSVVRPKVPAQPRKSRKQRGAEGDREPPSAAPPGKAPPGSPASPRKGRAKDKAARAALVRLGSEEAAESPRGEGGDGGPKAPGRTKGTRPPKAAQAGGSGGRDTVPAVPADGAAALPGEESQEMPGKPLQPRNVAALGGNAAEGAGGQPADETPAVPAAAELPGVPAAGLPGIPAAETPAVPTAELPGVPAAVEIPGVPAAAEIPGVPAPEIHGIPAAETPRVPATAEIPGVPAAPETPGIPAAPETPGIPAAELPRKPSEIPAVPAAELPRKPSEIPGITAAEIPRKPSEIPVVPAAGIPWEPAAAIPRSPAIEIPTIPAIDIPTIPAIDIPRSPAIDIPRVPAAELPRIPAIEIPCDPAAGLPWEAAAELPRAVSPLCFAEGASGKPSSLDVTWPEMYEYLFCDSQEEEELGSSLEGRKSPLQREISWPELYEYFFTEPEGSRKKGRAKDRKRKKFRGLERPGLHQEAPSPAPDKDTVVISVPDVHERFFPEPAPNRMGWRGIFSLAPASEVKKAVRALGSLLQRQAQLGGGQAPGSQALVPRRSGEELALVPLGGAQRWPQDEDRALALRGAAEEEPRVLSHKDMCLVFCAFASWAVKTSDLQAPDAWKTMFLASFGTLSAIRYFRRTVREGQPRT, from the exons ATGGATAACTTCGAGTACAGCATCCAGCTGACGGACCGCGAGTGGGCCGAGTTCCTGCGGGCCGCGGAGGAGTGCAGCCTGGCGCCGGCCTCGCTGGCCACGGCCGAGGAGCAGAGCCTCAGTGACATTGAGCAAGGGGACAGCGGCGGCAGGGgcagcgcggccgggccgggcagcgaGCCCGCGGCGCCTGGCAGCGCCAACCCCGCGACACGTGGTGCCCGCGCCGGTGCCAGCGCCGGTGCCGGCCGCCCGGAGCGCGGGCAGTGCTGCGTGCCGGGCAGCGAgcgcggagcggagccgggCAGGTTCCTGTGTGACAGCGACAGCCACCAGCCCGGCTGTGCAGCTGCCATGCCCAGCgcccagaggaggcagcagccccCGCGGGCAGCCGGTGGCACCGCGCAGGGCACGGAGCAGGGCGGGGATGCAGGAGGGACGCAAGCCCCGCTGGCACAGCCGGaagccccggcagcccccggaGCCCCCTCGGAGCCCCCGGTGGCagcgcagcagcagcagcagcagcaggacgcGGCGGGCACGGAGCCCAGGGTGGCAGCGCAGCAGGACGCGGCGGGCACGGAGCCCGGCTCTCCGGGCGGCTCCCCCAGCGTGGTGAGGCCCAAGGTGCCGGCGCAGCCCAGGAAGAGCCGCAAGCAGCGCGGGGCCGAGGGGGACCGGGAGCCCCCGAGCGCGGCGCCCCCCGGCAAGGCCCCGCCGGGCTCCCCGGCGTCCCCTCGGAAGGGCAGGGCCAAGGACAAGGCGGCCAGGGCGGCGCTGGTGAGGCTGGGCAGCGAGGAGGCCGCGGAGAGCCCGCGGGGCGAGGGCGGCGATGGCGGCCCCAAGGCCCCGGGCAGGACCAAGGGCACCCGGCCCCCGAAGGCAGCGCAGGCCGGGGGCTCGGGCGGACGTGACACTGTCCCCGCGGTCCCTGCGGACGGAGCCGCGGCTCTGCCAGGGGAGGAGAGCCAGGAGATGCCAGGGAAGCCTCTCCAGCCGCGGAATGTGGCAGCGTTGGGAGGGAATGCtgctgagggggctggggggcagccTGCTGATGAGACACCTGcggttcctgctgctgctgagttacctggggttcctgctgctgggttacctggaattcctgctgctgagacACCTGCGGTTCCTACTGCTGAGTTACCTggggttcctgctgctgttgaGATACCtggggttcctgctgctgctgagataCCTGGGGTTCCTGCTCCTGAGATCCatggaattcctgctgctgagacCCCTAGAGTTCCTGCTACTGCTGAGATACCTggggttcctgctgctcctgagacccctggaattcctgctgctcctgagacccctggaattcctgctgctgaacTTCCCAGAAAGCCGTCAGAGATCcctgcagttcctgctgctgagcttccCAGAAAGCCCTCAGAGATCCCTGGAATTACTGCAGCCGAGATTCCCAGGAAGCCCTCAGAGATCCCTGtggttcctgcagctgggatcCCCTGGGAGCCTGCAGCTGCGATTCCCAGGAGCCCTGCCATTGAGATCCCCACGATCCCTGCCATTGACATCCCCACGATCCCTGCCATTGACATCCCCCGGAGCCCTGCCATTGACATCCCCCGGGTCCCTGCAGCCGAGCTGCCCAGGATCCCTGCCATCGAGATCCCGTGTGATCCCgcagccgggctgccctgggaagctgcagctgagctccccaGGGCCGTCAGCCCCCTGTGCTTTGCCGAGGGAGCCTCTggcaagcccagctccctggatGTGACCTGGCCCGAGATGTACGAGTACCTGTTCTGTGActcccaggaggaggaggagctgggcagctcCCTGGAGGGGCGGAAATCGCCCTTGCAGAGGGAAATCTCCTGGCCTGAGCTCTACGAGTACTTCTTCACCGAGCCAGAAGGAAGCAGGAAGAAAGGCAGAGCtaaagacaggaaaagaaagaagttcAGAGGCCTGGAGCGCCCTGGGCTGCACCAGGAGgcgcccagccctgctccagacaAGGACACCGTGGTTATCTCGGTCCCTGATGTGCATGAACGCTTCTTCCCAGAGCCAGCCCCCAACAGGAtgggctggagagggattttctCCCTGGCCCCGGCCTCAGAGGTGAAGAAAGCTGTGAGGGCTTtgggctccctgctgcagaggcaggcCCAGCTGGGAGGAGGCCAAGCCCCAGGCTCCCAGGCCCTGGTGCCCAGAAGATCCGGAGAGGAGCTCGCCCTGGTCCCGCTGGGAGGAGCCCAGAGGTGGCCACAAGATGAGGACAGGGCCCTGGCACTGAGAG gagcagcagaggaggagccCCGGGTGCTGAGCCACAAGGACATGTGCCTGGTGTTCTGTGCCTTCGCCTCCTGGGCTGTGAAGACATCTGACCTGCAGGCTCCGGATGCCTGGAAGACCA TGTTCCTGGCGAGCTTTGGCACCCTCTCGGCCATCCGCTACTTCCGAAGGACGGTCAGGGAAGGGCAGCCCCGGACTTAA